One stretch of Archocentrus centrarchus isolate MPI-CPG fArcCen1 chromosome 5, fArcCen1, whole genome shotgun sequence DNA includes these proteins:
- the LOC115780807 gene encoding tripartite motif-containing protein 35-like: MSTQSEEHLSCPVCHDIFQDPVILSCSHSFCKACLQRWWHNRPKKECPLCKMLSLQSDPPRNLALRHLCEAYLQNNQRAPRSSEALCSLHSERLKLFCLDHQEPVCVICRASAMHIGHKFSPIDEAAHIYKQELQQCLEPLKEKLKLSEDVKGKCVQTAEHIKVQAKQAERQIKEQFMKLHHFLQNEEDARISALREEEKQKSQIMQKKIETMSRDIAALSNAVRAIENELRAEGVSFLQNYKAAAKRVQQHALFDVPQLVSGALIDVAKHLGNLTFNIWSNMKDMISYTPVILDPNTAHPELILSEELTSVRREGKQKVPENPERIYFYPSVLGSEGFNSEIHSWDVEVGDSPIWALGVFARSHHNKDKKCNLLKLVFCDGEYTANSAEGHTAVLPVRKKFQRIRVRLDWDQGKLSFTDPDTRTHIHTFTHTFTEMQFPYFNSVNSHPLKISDAPFHVVL, translated from the coding sequence ATGAGCACACAGTCAGAGGAACATCTCTCCTGTCCCGTCTGTCACGACATCTTTCAAGACCCTGTTATCCTGTCATGCAGCCACAGCTTTTGTAAAGCATGTCTGCAGAGATGGTGGCACAACAGACCGAAAAAGGAATGTCCACTTTGTAAGATGCTATCTTTACAGAGTGATCCACCCCGTAACTTGGCTTTGAGGCACCTCTGTGAGGCCTATTTGCAGAACAATCAGAGAGCTCCAAGAAGCTCCGAGGCACTCTGCTCTCTCCACTCTGAGAGACTCAAGCTCTTCTGTCTGGACCATCAGGAGCCGGTGTGCGTCATCTGCCGAGCTTCAGCAATGCACATCGGACACAAATTCAGCCCCATCGATGAGGCTGCACACATTTACAAGCAGGAGCTCCAGCAATGCCTGGAGCCTTTAAAGGAGAAACTGAAGCTCTCTGAGGACGTTAAAGGAAAGTGTGTTCAAACAGCAGAACACATTAAGGTCCAGGCCAAGCAGGCAGAGAGGCAGATCAAAGAGCAGTTTATGAAGCTTCACCATTTTCTACAAAATGAAGAGGACGCTCGGATCAGTGctctgagggaggaagagaaacaaaagagTCAGATAATGCAGAAGAAGATTGAAACCATGAGCAGAGACATAGCAGCACTGTCAAATGCAGTCAGAGCCATAGAGAATGAGCTCAGAGCTGAAGGCGTCTCTTTCCTGCAGAACTACAAGGCTGCAGCAAAGAGAGTCCAGCAGCACGCCCTGTTTGATGTTCCTCAGCTGGTTTCAGGAGCTCTAATTGATGTTGCTAAACACCTGGGCAATTTGACCTTCAACATCTGGAGCAACATGAAGGACATGATCTCATATACTCCTGTGATTCTGGATCCAAACACCGCTCACCCAGAACTCATCCTGTCTGAAGAGCTGACCAGTGTGAGACGTGAAGGGAAACAGAAGGTTCCCGAAAACCCAGAAAGGATTTATTTCTATCCTTCTGTCCTCGGCTCAGAGGGCTTCAACTCAGAGATTCACAGCTGGGATGTTGAAGTTGGAGACAGTCCGATCTGGGCGCTGGGAGTCTTTGCAAGATCTCACcataataaagataaaaaatgcAACTTATTAAAACTTGTTTTCTGTGACGGTGAGTATACGGCAAACTCCGCTGAAGGCCACACAGCTGTTCTCCCAGTAAGGAAGAAATTCCAGAGGATCAGAGTTCGGCTGGACTGGGACCAAGGAAAACTGTCATTCACAGATCCTGATactcgcacacacatacacaccttcacacacacCTTCACCGAGATGCAGTTTCCATATTTTAACTCTGTAAATTCACACCCTCTGAAGATATCAGATGCTCCTTTCCATGTAGTTCTGTAA